The genomic region CGTTCTAGGCGTGCCTTTCATTGCTGTCGCATTCGGAGCCGGCAACTACGCAGCCAACTTAGAGACTCTTGACCAAGGGTGGGACAGCTACTGGTCCCAAGCACTGCTGTTCTACGGAATGTTATTCATGGGCATGGGCATCGCCATTCTCACGGCGGCGGTGTGGCGGGTTGAGCATCGGGGCGGTAACTGGGCACCGTTGCTTACTTCACCGCGCTCTTACGCAGCTCTGATCACCTCTAAACTCGCCACCATCATGACGTTGACGATACTTATGCAGCTCGTTTTCTTGGTTCTAAGTATCGGAGCGGGCTGGTTGACGGGGCTTTCAGGGCCGCCGCCAGCAAGCCTGGTCGGGGCCGCGTTGTTCTCGCTCATACCAGCCGTCGCTGTCGCGTCATGGCAGTCGTTGCTATCGATGACAATCCGCAGCTTTGCAGTGCCAATCGCCATCGGGCTCGTCGCGAGCATAGTCGCATTCGGAGTTCTCTCCTCCGGTGCGCCGGGTATGCAGTTCGTCGTGCCCCAAGCTCTGCTCACGGACACAATGTGGCTGGGAAGCACCGCCGTCGTGTATGCAGGAGCGCTTGAAGTCGGCAGAATCCTGAAGGTACTCCTTGCCTCGATCGTTCTCGCGAGCATCGCCTGGGCGGCGGCTACCACGTATCTGCGCAGAACTGATGCGCGCCTGTAGTCTCGACCTTCATGGCCCACGACAGCGAATTCCATGAGATCGACACCGGCGTCGCGGAGATCGTTCACGAGCCGGACGGGTCGATGCTGCTCATGGTCAACGGGGTGCCCAGCTCGCACATTGTCCCGGGTGAGCCGGAGCGCCTTGACTTCGAGTACATGCGGTGGATCGCTGCGGCAGTGGAAACCAGGAGCTGGGAAAAGCCGCGGCTAACACATCTAGGCGGTGGGGGCTGCACGCTCGCGCGCTACTTCGCGCACGTGTGGCCGCATTCGCGCAACACGGTCGTGGAATGGGACATGGACTTGGCGGTGCTGGCACGGGAGAAGTTCGACATCCCGCACAAACCCGCAGTGAAAATCCGTGTCGGTGACGCCCGCGAAGAGACCGACGGTTTCGTCGACGCCAGCCGCGACGTGATCATCCGCGACGTGTTCGAGTCCGCGACCACACCGCGCAGCTTGACGACGGTCGAGTTCTATCAGGCCTGCTCACGTTCCCTCTCCGCGGACGGCCTGTACGTGGCTAACTGCGGCTCCCACGGCGACCTGAAGGAAGCACGCGAAGAGCTTGCGGGAATGGCGGAGGTCTTTGAGCACCTGGCCGTGATCGCGGATCCGCCGATGCTCAAGGGGCGGAGATACGGAAACATCGTGCTGCTCGGCTCAGCGGTGGAGATAGCAGAAACCCCCGAGCTGACCAAACGGTTGCTCGGGGGTGCCGTTCCTGCCCACTTCAAAGATGACTCGTGGGCGAGGAACCTCGCTGCTTCGGGGGCAGTGCGGCGGGATCCGCCTATTCGCTAGAACCCTGCTGATTGTTGGCGTTGTCCAGCAGGATGAGCAGGTCGCCGACGGAGTACTCGCTATCGAGCATCATGTTGTTCAAGTCCTCGACCGGCAGTTCGCCGTTCTCCACCTGGATGCGGGCGGTGTCGGCGATGTTGCGGGCGTCCTGGGCGTCGAAGCCGAATGTCTTCGCAGCGTCCTCCACCTGCTGGCCCTCCACAATGCCAGTGGTCAGACCCAGGATCGCAGCGACGAGTGCAGTATTGTTCTTCTCCAGCACCTCTAGCGAGTCAGAGATCTCGCTTTCGATCTTGGTGTCCTGGAACTGCTCGAGCACGCCGCCAGTGGCGTTCAGTTCGCCGGCGCTGAAGCGCGCGAACTGGCCCTGGTTGCCGTTGAACATATTGGTGTCCACCGGGGTGTTGATGCCGGAGATGCGGCCGTTGTCGGAGCGCTGCCAAATGTCCACCTTGTCCCAGCCGCCGACGGGACGCGGCGCCTTGTTCTGCCACGCCGCCAACCACAGCGGGTAGTTGGAGAACTCCTCTGTGCCCCCCATCTTCTCTTCCCAGAAGTAGCGGTAGGTGTAGATGATCGGGGTGCGGCCGGTCTCACTCTCCACGATCTGAAGGAAGGTGCGCGTCCAGTCCTGGAGCTCTTTAGGGCTCAGGTCCTCATCGACCTCAAGGTCCAGCACAGGCGGCAGCGCGGTCTGCGGGCCGGTGTTGACCACGTTGGAGAAGTGGTGCGCCTGGGCAGAGGCATCGCGCGCCGGGCGGGCGAAGTGGTACGCGCCGACGGAGAGGCCAGTGTCGGCCGCTTCCTGCGCGAACTTGTGGAAAGACTTGTCCGTGAAGTCCGTGCCTTCGGTGGCTTTAATGAAGGCGAAGCGCTGGTTGTCGCCCTTGACGGCGTTCCAGTCGATCGGGGTCTCTCCCCCGGTGTTCTGGTGGTTGGAGACATCCACGCCGTTGACGAAGTTGGCGTCGGTGTTGGCGTTGACCGGGCCGGCCACGAG from Corynebacterium genitalium ATCC 33030 harbors:
- a CDS encoding glycoside hydrolase family 25 protein, with protein sequence MMTRSLRPAALFGAVALFATALVAGPVNANTDANFVNGVDVSNHQNTGGETPIDWNAVKGDNQRFAFIKATEGTDFTDKSFHKFAQEAADTGLSVGAYHFARPARDASAQAHHFSNVVNTGPQTALPPVLDLEVDEDLSPKELQDWTRTFLQIVESETGRTPIIYTYRYFWEEKMGGTEEFSNYPLWLAAWQNKAPRPVGGWDKVDIWQRSDNGRISGINTPVDTNMFNGNQGQFARFSAGELNATGGVLEQFQDTKIESEISDSLEVLEKNNTALVAAILGLTTGIVEGQQVEDAAKTFGFDAQDARNIADTARIQVENGELPVEDLNNMMLDSEYSVGDLLILLDNANNQQGSSE
- a CDS encoding ABC transporter permease encodes the protein MQLYLNDMLKLHRSYIWTVVLGVPFIAVAFGAGNYAANLETLDQGWDSYWSQALLFYGMLFMGMGIAILTAAVWRVEHRGGNWAPLLTSPRSYAALITSKLATIMTLTILMQLVFLVLSIGAGWLTGLSGPPPASLVGAALFSLIPAVAVASWQSLLSMTIRSFAVPIAIGLVASIVAFGVLSSGAPGMQFVVPQALLTDTMWLGSTAVVYAGALEVGRILKVLLASIVLASIAWAAATTYLRRTDARL
- a CDS encoding spermidine synthase; amino-acid sequence: MAHDSEFHEIDTGVAEIVHEPDGSMLLMVNGVPSSHIVPGEPERLDFEYMRWIAAAVETRSWEKPRLTHLGGGGCTLARYFAHVWPHSRNTVVEWDMDLAVLAREKFDIPHKPAVKIRVGDAREETDGFVDASRDVIIRDVFESATTPRSLTTVEFYQACSRSLSADGLYVANCGSHGDLKEAREELAGMAEVFEHLAVIADPPMLKGRRYGNIVLLGSAVEIAETPELTKRLLGGAVPAHFKDDSWARNLAASGAVRRDPPIR